One genomic window of Arachis hypogaea cultivar Tifrunner chromosome 8, arahy.Tifrunner.gnm2.J5K5, whole genome shotgun sequence includes the following:
- the LOC112707429 gene encoding protein RICE SALT SENSITIVE 3 isoform X1 — translation MVGSGGGGGGTGERSKEAVGMMALHEALRTVCLNSDWTYSVFWTIRPRPRVRGGNGCKVGDDNGSLMLMWEDGFCRGRSASLVEDMDGGGEDPVRKAFSKMSIQLYNYGEGLMGKVASDKCHKWVFKEPTECEPNISNYWQSSFDALPPEWTDQFDSGIQTIAVIQAGHGLLQLGSCKIIPEDLHFVLRMRHTFESLGYQSGFYLSQLFSSTRNTSSSTSIPSKPSSIPIRPPAPLFNWPHRPSLPSSAASMLSSPNFAASRMGFPNKDSETHMFLMPHHHQEHGARIEDMIGTNTTSGDHENDIKWPNGLSFFNALTGRTDEANKLLQEQALNITHQNPNSDSSNMQQNEFLSLETGHPEGGSAAARKMDKFKRSFTLPARVVSSSSSTSMDQHQQQGNAVEYRNSDGPMFPDVMETFLE, via the exons atggtggggtcaggaggtggtggtggtggaacaGGAGAGAGGAGCAAGGAGGCTGTTGGGATGATGGCACTTCATGAGGCACTCAGAACCGTCTGTCTTAACTCTGACTGGACCTACTCTGTCTTCTGGACCATCCGCCCACGCCC GAGAGTTAGAGGTGGCAATGGTTGCAAGGTTGGAGACGATAACGGCAGCCT GATGCTGATGTGGGAAGATGGGTTCTGCCGAGGAAGGAGTGCAAGTCTGGTGGAAGACATGGACGGAGGAGGAGAGGATCCAGTGAGAAAGGCCTTCAGCAAGATGTCCATTCAGTTATATAATTATGGAGAAGG GTTGATGGGGAAAGTTGCATCTGATAAGTGCCACAAGTGGGTCTTCAAAGAGCCCACAGAATGTGAGCCTAATATCTCCAACTACTGGCAGAGCTCCTTTGATGCt CTTCCTCCTGAATGGACCGACCAGTTTGATTCTGGCATTCAG ACTATTGCTGTAATTCAAGCTGGACATGGCCTTCTTCAGCTAGGCTCTTGCAAGATT ATTCCGGAGGACCTCCATTTTGTGCTAAGAATGAGACACACATTTGAATCACTTGGCTACCAATCGGGATTCTACCTCTCACAACTCTTCTCTTCAACAAGGAACACTTCATCTTCAACTTCAATCCCTTCAAAACCATCTTCCATTCCAATTAGGCCTCCAGCACCACTCTTCAACTGGCCTCACAGGCCTTCGCTTCCATCTTCGGCCGCCTCAATGCTCTCCTCGCCCAATTTTGCTGCATCCAGGATGGGATTCCCAAACAAGGACTCTGAGACACACATGTTTCTCATGCCACACCATCACCAAGAGCATGGTGCAaggattgaggacatgattggaACTAACACTACTAGTGGTGATCATGAGAATGATATTAAGTGGCCTAATGGATTGTCCTTCTTCAATGCTTTAACCGGCCGAACCGACGAAGCTAACAAGCTATTGCAGGAACAAGCATTGAACATCACTCATCAGAACCCCAATTCGGATTCTTCAAACATGCAACAAAATGAGTTCCTCAGCTTGGAAACAGGACACCCTGAAGGTGGTTCTGCTGCTGCAAGGAAAATGGATAAGTTCAAGAGGAGCTTCACTTTACCTGCAAGAGTTGTTTCATCATCTTCATCAACTTCCATGGATCAACATCAACAACAAGGTAATGCTGTGGAGTATAGGAATTCAGATGGACCTATGTTCCCGGATGTTATGGAAACCTTTTTGGAGTGA
- the LOC112707429 gene encoding protein RICE SALT SENSITIVE 3 isoform X2: MGKVASDKCHKWVFKEPTECEPNISNYWQSSFDALPPEWTDQFDSGIQTIAVIQAGHGLLQLGSCKIIPEDLHFVLRMRHTFESLGYQSGFYLSQLFSSTRNTSSSTSIPSKPSSIPIRPPAPLFNWPHRPSLPSSAASMLSSPNFAASRMGFPNKDSETHMFLMPHHHQEHGARIEDMIGTNTTSGDHENDIKWPNGLSFFNALTGRTDEANKLLQEQALNITHQNPNSDSSNMQQNEFLSLETGHPEGGSAAARKMDKFKRSFTLPARVVSSSSSTSMDQHQQQGNAVEYRNSDGPMFPDVMETFLE, encoded by the exons ATGGGGAAAGTTGCATCTGATAAGTGCCACAAGTGGGTCTTCAAAGAGCCCACAGAATGTGAGCCTAATATCTCCAACTACTGGCAGAGCTCCTTTGATGCt CTTCCTCCTGAATGGACCGACCAGTTTGATTCTGGCATTCAG ACTATTGCTGTAATTCAAGCTGGACATGGCCTTCTTCAGCTAGGCTCTTGCAAGATT ATTCCGGAGGACCTCCATTTTGTGCTAAGAATGAGACACACATTTGAATCACTTGGCTACCAATCGGGATTCTACCTCTCACAACTCTTCTCTTCAACAAGGAACACTTCATCTTCAACTTCAATCCCTTCAAAACCATCTTCCATTCCAATTAGGCCTCCAGCACCACTCTTCAACTGGCCTCACAGGCCTTCGCTTCCATCTTCGGCCGCCTCAATGCTCTCCTCGCCCAATTTTGCTGCATCCAGGATGGGATTCCCAAACAAGGACTCTGAGACACACATGTTTCTCATGCCACACCATCACCAAGAGCATGGTGCAaggattgaggacatgattggaACTAACACTACTAGTGGTGATCATGAGAATGATATTAAGTGGCCTAATGGATTGTCCTTCTTCAATGCTTTAACCGGCCGAACCGACGAAGCTAACAAGCTATTGCAGGAACAAGCATTGAACATCACTCATCAGAACCCCAATTCGGATTCTTCAAACATGCAACAAAATGAGTTCCTCAGCTTGGAAACAGGACACCCTGAAGGTGGTTCTGCTGCTGCAAGGAAAATGGATAAGTTCAAGAGGAGCTTCACTTTACCTGCAAGAGTTGTTTCATCATCTTCATCAACTTCCATGGATCAACATCAACAACAAGGTAATGCTGTGGAGTATAGGAATTCAGATGGACCTATGTTCCCGGATGTTATGGAAACCTTTTTGGAGTGA